DNA sequence from the Arthrobacter jinronghuae genome:
CTGGGTGGTGGTGACCGGCAACGTGATGGCGTGGCTGATCCAGTACCTGTCCGCCAAGCTGGGTCTGGTCACCGGCCGCAGCCTGCCCGAACTGCTCGGCGAACGCATCGGACTCAAACCTGCCCGGCGGCTGTACTGGCTGCAGGCTGAACTCGTGGCGATGGCCACTGATGTCGCGGAGGTGATCGGCGGCGCCGTCGCACTCTGGCTGCTCTTTGATCTTCCGCTGTTCCTGGGCGGAGTCATTACCGGCGGTATCTCCATGGTGGTGCTGCAGCTGCAGAACAGCGGCCGGCACCGGAGCTTCGAATACGTGATCGTCACGCTGATGCTGGTGATCGCCGTCGGCTTCACGGCCGGCGTCTTCCTCAACCCGCCCGACGGCGGCTCCGTGGTCGAAGGCCTGGTGCCGCGTTTCGAAGGCAGCGAATCGGTGCTGCTGGCAGCATCGATCCTGGGTGCCACCGTGATGCCGCACGCCATTTATGCGCACTCCGCCCTGACCCGGGACCGCTTCCCCGGACGCACTGCCTCACTCACCACCACCCGCCTGATCAAGGCCACCAAGTGGGACGTGACCATTGCCCTGGCCGTGGCGGGCTCGGTGAACCTGGCCATCCTGCTGCTCGCGGCCGGGTCGCTGCAGGGCGTGGAAGGGACGGATACCCTCGAGGGTGCCCATGCCGCCATTGCCGCCTCGCTGGGCGGGGTGGTGGCCACCATGTTCGCTGTCGGACTGCTCGCGTCCGGCCTGGCCTCGACGTCGGTGGGCGCGTATGCGGGTGCCGAAATCATGCAGGGCCTGCTGAAGGTGCGCATCCCCATGCTGCTGCGCCGCCTGATTACCCTGATCCCCGCGCTGGCGATCCTCGCCGTCGGCATCGATCCCACCTGGGCGCTGATCCTCAGCCAGGTCATCCTTTCATTCGGCATTCCGTTTGCCTTGATTCCGTTGGTCTGGCTGACCGCGCAGCGGGACCTGATGGGGAGCCACCGCAACCATTGGTGGACCACGGGCCTGGGCGTGCTGGTTTCGGTGCTGCTGGTCGGGTTGAACATCACCCTGCTGGTGCTGACCTTCACCGGCGCCTGACGCTAGCCTTTCAGCGACCCCTCCACCAGCGCGGTGGCGATGCTGTCGGCATCCGCCTGCGCTGCGAGATACCGCTCGGCGTCCAGCGCAGCGGAGCAGCCGGTGCCCGCAGCGGTGATCGCCTGCCGGTAGCGGTGGTCTACGGCGTCGCCGCACGCGAAGACCCCGTCCAGGTTGGTCTGGGTGCTCGGAGCCGCGACCCTGATGTACCCGTCCGGATCCAGGTCCACCTGTCCCGCAAGGAGATCGGTACGCGGGGCGTGCCCAATGGCGACGAAAATCCCCTGCGTCGGCAGTTTCCTCGTTGCGCCGGTGACGGTGTCCGTAAGGGTCATGCCCGTGACCTTGTCCGTGCCGTGGATGGCAGTGACCTCGCTGTTGAACTCAAAGCGGATCTTCGCGTGGTCCCGGGCCCGCTGGGCCATGATGCGGGAGGCGCGCAGGGTCTCCCGGCGTACGACGACGGTTACCGACGCCGCGAAGCGGGTCAGGAACAGCGCTTCCTCCATGGCTGAATCCCCGCCGCCGACCACCACGATGTCCTGGTCGCGGAAGAAAAAGCCGTCGCAGGTGGCGCACCAGGAAATACCCCGGCCGTTGAGCTGTTTTTCCTCCGGCAGCCCCAGTTCCTTGTAGACCGAGCCGGTGGCGAGGATGACGCTGCGGGCCTTGTAGGTTTTCCCGCCGCCTGTGGCCACCCGCTTGGTGTGGGCGCCCAGCTCCACCGACACGGCGTCGTCGTACTCCACCAGGGCACCGAATTTCTCCGCCTGCCTGCGCAGGTTCTCCATCAGGTCCGGCCCCAGGATGCCGTCGGGGAAACCCGGAAAATTCTCCACTTCCGTGGTGTTCATCAGGGCACCGCCGGCGGTGACGGAGCCCGCGAGGATGCGGGGTTGCAATCCGGCCCGGGCGGCGTACACCCCTGCCGTGTAGCCAGCCGGACCTGACCCGATGATCAGGACGGAATCTGTACCCATCTGCTCTTCCCTTCGCTGCAGCGGTCCTTCAAGTCTGTCGGGGAGCAGGCTAGGGTCGGTAGCCCGGGCGCGCTAAGCGGGGCCGGAACCGGCAAAGGAGCCAGTAGTGGCAGCGGCACTTAAACCCATTGAACTGATCCAGCTTCCCCGCGGCGTGATTGATGCGCTTGCCGCCGGAGACCTGCCCGGCGCCAACCGGCAGGCGCCCCTGGAGCTTACTGAGCATTTTTCCCAGGACCGGCAGCCGCTGTGGCGTATCCGGAGTGCGCAGCTAGAAGAGAATCCCGGGGACGCGGCATGGATTACCCGGGCCATCTTTGACCCCGGACTGGGCCGGGCGGTAGGCCTGGCCGGGTTCCACGGTCCTCCGGACGACAATGGCATGGTGGAAGTCGGGTACTCGGTGGACCCGGTCTACCGGCGTCAGGGCTACGCCCGTGCCGCCCTGGAGGCGCTGCTTGCCGTGGCTGCAGAGGAACCCTCGATCCGCACCGTCCGTGCCACCATCAGCCCGGACAACGGCGCTTCCCGGCGGCTGGTGGAACAGTACGGGTTCGTGGCCACGGGTGAGCAATGGGATGACGAGGACGGGCTGGAGATCGTTTATGAAGTCCCGGCGGGAGGCAACTGACGCCGGTCCGCTAGGATCGCTCGAATGACAACCTGGACAGAGATCACGGCCGCCGTCACGGTGGCCCTGGGCGGAGACAAAACCGCCGGACAGCAGGCGTTGCTGGCGTGCTGGGAGGAAACGGTTCCGGACGAGCACGCCTATCGATGTGTCCTGGCACACTACCTCGCGGACACGGAAACGGACCTCGATGCGGAGATTTCGTGGGACGAGGCGGCGCTGGCGGAACATGCCGGGGTCAGCGACAAAGACCTTGCACCGTTGGGCATCCCCTCGGCGGGAGGTTTCGCTCCATCGCTGCATTTGAACCTCGGGGACGGCTATCTGCGCCGCGGCGAGCCCGGGCGGGCACGCGGCCACCTGGAACAGGGCCTGGCCCGCGCCGAAGAGCTCGGCAGCGAAGGCTACGGCGCCATGATCCGCTCCGGCCTGCAGAACCTGGGCACCCGCATCGAAGCCGCTGCCGACGCCGGGACGGCCCGGTGATTGCCGGGAACCTCTTCGCTCAGCAGTCCACGCTCACCACGGACCGCCTGCGACTCGAGCCGCTGGGACCGGAGCACTTCGACGGCATGTGGGCGGCATTGCAGGATCCGGAGGGACGCAGGCTGACCGGCACCCACGCGGTTTTTGCTCCGGAGCAGATCCGGAGCTGGCTGCAGACCCGTGCCGGTGAAGTAGACCGGGCGGACTGGGCAATAATCCGGGCCGAGGACGGTGTATATCTGGGCGAGGTAGTGCTGAATGACCTGGACCCGGACAACGAGTCGATGGGCTTCCGCATCGCGTTGTCCTCCCCGAAGGTCTTCGGACAGGGCTACGGCACGGAAGCCACCCGCGCCGTGCTGAGCCATGCCTTTGACGACCTCGGACTGCACCGGATTGAACTGGAGGTCTTTGAGTTCAACCCGCGGGCGCAGCGTGTCTATGAAAAGTGCGGGTTCGTGGTGGAGGGCCGACGCCGGGAGGCACTGCACTGGGACGGGGAATGGACGGACGCGATCTCAATGGCCGTCCTCGCCGGCGACGCCAGGCCCTGACGCTCAGCGGATGCGGGAACGGATCCTCAGCGCCGCCAGCAGGACAAAGGCCACCATCATGGCAACCAGGACGAACACGACGTAGCCGGTGGGCACCGCCCAGTCCCCCACCGAGGCGGTGATGCCGAAAATGTCCTGCACCTGGGCCACGGCTTCGGGCTGGTCCGTCACGGCGTCCATGGGTCCGGCGGTCATTTCCTGGCGCACCACCATGGAGGCCTGCATAAAGGGCAGTGCGCTGACAAAGTTCTTCACTCCCTCGGGAAAAGCCCCCACCGGGATGTAGGACCCTGCGGCGAAGCCGAGGATGGTGCCTACCAGTGTGGACAGTGCCGCGAAAGAACCCGGGGTACGGACGAAAGTGACGATAAAGGCGCTCAGCGACCCGAAGGCGATACAGCTAAGCACCAGGTAACCGTAAGTGCGGGCCAGCTGGCCCGCTGTGAGCACCACGCCGTCCACCGCGGCCAGGTATCCCAGGCTCACGGCAAGTACGACTGTGGTCATGATCAGCGCGATCGCGACGGTTGAGAGCAGATACCCCAGGACCAACTTGCCGCGGCTGATCGGGGAAACCAGGAAGTCCCGGAAGCGCCCGGTGGCGGTGTCATCCACGATCACGTTCACGGCGGCGAGCCCTGTGGTGATTGCGGTGATGCCCACGATCCCGGCGAACATCCAGGCGTCCACAAAGCCCTTGATGTCCTCCTCGGCGGCCTGCGGAAACATTTCCGCCAGGCCTTCGGTCTGCTGGTTGCCCAGGAACAGGGTGTAGAGCAGGAACAGGACCAGGGCGCCGAGGAGGGAAAAGAACAGGTTGAGCCGGTCACGGAAGTACAGGCGTAGGTTCCGGCCGGTGATGTCCAGGACTACGTTCATGCTGCTTCCCCCTGCCGGCCGGTCAGGGCCAGGAAGACGTCGTCCATGGTCCCGTGGCGGAACTCGAAGTCCAGGACACTGTCGCCGTGCGCCGCGAGGAGGCGGCGGGCCGTGTCCGACCGGTCCACCCGCAGCCGCAGCACGTTACCGTCTACGGCGGCGACGTCGACCCCGGCGTCGCTGGCCAAAGATGCCAGTGCCTGCGGGTCGGCAGACGTGATGGAAAGGATGCTGCTGCTGTATTCGGCGCGCAGCGTAGTGGGCGTGCCGTCGGCAATGATCTGCCCCTTCTCAATCACGCAGACCCGGTCCGCTTCCTCGGTTTCCTCCATGTAATGGGTGGTCAGGAAAACGGTGAGGCCGTGATTTTCCCGCAGGTCGTGGATGGTGGACCAGACGAGGGCCCGGCTGGCCGGGTCCAGGCCGGCAGTGGGTTCGTCCAGGAAGATGATCGACGGCGAGTGCAGCAGTGCCCGGGCGATGTCCACCCGGCGTCGTTCTCCGCCGGAATAGGTGGCATAGCGCCGGTCGAGGAAGTCTCCCAGGCCGACCATCCGGCCCAGCTCATCAATGCGGGCATTGTTGGCCGCTTTGTCGGGTGAGTAGAACCGTGCGCGGGTTTGAAGGTTTTCCCGGCCGGTGAGGATCGGGTCCAGCATCGAATCCTGGAACACCACCCCGATGGCTTCGCGGACGCCGCCGCCGCTGCCGCGGACGTCGTGCCCCGCCACCTCGACAGTGCCGGCGTCAAACGGCAGGACAGTGGTCAGGCAGGAAATGGTGGTGGACTTCCCCGCGCCGTTGGCACCCAAAAAGGCGAAAACACTCCCCGGCTCCACGTCAAAGGACAAGTTGTCCACCGCCGCCACCCGGCCGAAGCGTTTGGTCAATCCCCGAACGGAGATTGCGGCATTCATAGTTCCCAATTGGCTCCCCTAGCTTTTGCGGTTCTATGCGTCCAGGAGCAGGTCGTTGAATTCCAGCGGAGTCACCGTGTTGTTTTCCCAGTCCGAGCGAAGTATCGCATAGGCGACGGAAGCGAGCCGGGACCCGTCCGCCGCCGGCCACGCCTGCCGGTAATGGGCTTCTTTGACGAAACCGGCGCGCAGGAACGTTTTGCGCATGGCAATGTTGTCTTCCCGTGTCTGGCCTTCGAACCGGACGATTTCCGGCAATTCGGTAAAGGCCAGCCGGCATAAGGCCCGAACCACCTCCACGCCCAGCCCGCGGCCGCGCTGGCTTTCCGCCAGGCGAAGGTCAAAGACAGGGTTGTCATCCTCAAGGTCCTCCAGGACCACCAGCCCGATGTCTTTGCCGCCGAGCTCCACCCAGTACCCCTGGGATTCCTTGCTCCAGAAGCGTCCCTCCGCCACCCGCTTGGTTGCCTGAAACTCGTCGGGCGCCGCATTCACATGGAAGGGGAACCGGTTTGAGGCCAGGAATGCCGTAACGGCAGCACCATCGGCGGGGGTCATCCTGCGGAAGGTGATGGTCATGCGGGAAGTGTAACGTGCAGGGTTTTAGAGCGCGCCGATCCGGTCCTGGCTTCCGGCCTGGGCGGACTTTTCCGCTTCTTCTTCGAGCCGGAGGCGCCAGCCGCGCGGGGGCGGCCAGGAGATACCCCACAACTCGAGCTGCTGTTTGGTAAAACCACCTGCGGGAGTACGTGCTGCTTCTATTTCTTCACGGGTCGGCATTGCCAAATCATGACACGCACTCCGCGTTATGTCACCGATAAGTCGGACATTTACGGCACCGTTTTTTCATCCTGCTATTGACGGGCCGAGGGAGTGCCGCTATTCCCCTGCAATCCGCGGATTTCCGGGAGTATTACGAACTAAAAGGGACTCCGGGTATCGCTAAAGAATTATATTAGGGACTTCCGGTACCGCTAATTCAGCGTTATGGATAGGTGGTCACCATAATCAATTGCCGGCCTTCCGGAACCTGCGCCTCGAATGCTTCCCGCGCTTCGAGGAATCCCTTCCCACTGGGTTTCCAATTCCCGGGTTTCGACAGGACGCATGATGCCAGTGACTTTCATACTTCCAGCCTCCGCGCGGCACGGGGCACCTGCCCGCATAAAGCATGTTGTGTCTAACACCCCTGATGGGATCGGGGCCATCTCTGGTCTCCCCCGGCTTGGCAACCGCCTACCTGTTCAACACCGAAAGCACTCGGTTACGGGGAAGTGGGGTTAGACCAGGGTTGCCGGCTCGTTGTGGGCGAGCTGATCCTGCACGACGGGACTTCCGGAGACGCCGCCCAGCGAGGAAACGAGGCGGTAAATGCCCGTGAGGAGCATCGAGACACCAGCGATGGCGATAGCCACGCCCAGATACAGGAACATCACGCTGTTCTGCGTATCGGAATAAGCACCGGATGACATCAGGACATCCATGGCCGAAAAGAGGATAAAGAGGGCACCGAGGAACAGAACCGCGCCACCCCACGAGATGAGCGCTGCACTCTGCTTGAAGTTGTTCATCCAGCAACTCTATCGCTCTCTCAGGGACGCCTCGTCCCGGAGAGGCATGGTCCCGACAAAGCAAAAACCCCCGGTTTCCCGGGGGTTTTCCTGTGGAGCTTAGGGGAATCGAACCCCTGACCTTTTCATTGCGAACGAAACGCTCTA
Encoded proteins:
- the trxB gene encoding thioredoxin-disulfide reductase, yielding MGTDSVLIIGSGPAGYTAGVYAARAGLQPRILAGSVTAGGALMNTTEVENFPGFPDGILGPDLMENLRRQAEKFGALVEYDDAVSVELGAHTKRVATGGGKTYKARSVILATGSVYKELGLPEEKQLNGRGISWCATCDGFFFRDQDIVVVGGGDSAMEEALFLTRFAASVTVVVRRETLRASRIMAQRARDHAKIRFEFNSEVTAIHGTDKVTGMTLTDTVTGATRKLPTQGIFVAIGHAPRTDLLAGQVDLDPDGYIRVAAPSTQTNLDGVFACGDAVDHRYRQAITAAGTGCSAALDAERYLAAQADADSIATALVEGSLKG
- a CDS encoding ABC transporter permease is translated as MNVVLDITGRNLRLYFRDRLNLFFSLLGALVLFLLYTLFLGNQQTEGLAEMFPQAAEEDIKGFVDAWMFAGIVGITAITTGLAAVNVIVDDTATGRFRDFLVSPISRGKLVLGYLLSTVAIALIMTTVVLAVSLGYLAAVDGVVLTAGQLARTYGYLVLSCIAFGSLSAFIVTFVRTPGSFAALSTLVGTILGFAAGSYIPVGAFPEGVKNFVSALPFMQASMVVRQEMTAGPMDAVTDQPEAVAQVQDIFGITASVGDWAVPTGYVVFVLVAMMVAFVLLAALRIRSRIR
- a CDS encoding GNAT family N-acetyltransferase; the encoded protein is MIAGNLFAQQSTLTTDRLRLEPLGPEHFDGMWAALQDPEGRRLTGTHAVFAPEQIRSWLQTRAGEVDRADWAIIRAEDGVYLGEVVLNDLDPDNESMGFRIALSSPKVFGQGYGTEATRAVLSHAFDDLGLHRIELEVFEFNPRAQRVYEKCGFVVEGRRREALHWDGEWTDAISMAVLAGDARP
- a CDS encoding GNAT family N-acetyltransferase — protein: MTITFRRMTPADGAAVTAFLASNRFPFHVNAAPDEFQATKRVAEGRFWSKESQGYWVELGGKDIGLVVLEDLEDDNPVFDLRLAESQRGRGLGVEVVRALCRLAFTELPEIVRFEGQTREDNIAMRKTFLRAGFVKEAHYRQAWPAADGSRLASVAYAILRSDWENNTVTPLEFNDLLLDA
- a CDS encoding Nramp family divalent metal transporter, which gives rise to MARTVQLPDTPSPATRPRHILWLLGPALVAGVAYLDPGNVASNMTAGAKFGYLLVWVVVTGNVMAWLIQYLSAKLGLVTGRSLPELLGERIGLKPARRLYWLQAELVAMATDVAEVIGGAVALWLLFDLPLFLGGVITGGISMVVLQLQNSGRHRSFEYVIVTLMLVIAVGFTAGVFLNPPDGGSVVEGLVPRFEGSESVLLAASILGATVMPHAIYAHSALTRDRFPGRTASLTTTRLIKATKWDVTIALAVAGSVNLAILLLAAGSLQGVEGTDTLEGAHAAIAASLGGVVATMFAVGLLASGLASTSVGAYAGAEIMQGLLKVRIPMLLRRLITLIPALAILAVGIDPTWALILSQVILSFGIPFALIPLVWLTAQRDLMGSHRNHWWTTGLGVLVSVLLVGLNITLLVLTFTGA
- a CDS encoding ABC transporter ATP-binding protein, yielding MNAAISVRGLTKRFGRVAAVDNLSFDVEPGSVFAFLGANGAGKSTTISCLTTVLPFDAGTVEVAGHDVRGSGGGVREAIGVVFQDSMLDPILTGRENLQTRARFYSPDKAANNARIDELGRMVGLGDFLDRRYATYSGGERRRVDIARALLHSPSIIFLDEPTAGLDPASRALVWSTIHDLRENHGLTVFLTTHYMEETEEADRVCVIEKGQIIADGTPTTLRAEYSSSILSITSADPQALASLASDAGVDVAAVDGNVLRLRVDRSDTARRLLAAHGDSVLDFEFRHGTMDDVFLALTGRQGEAA
- a CDS encoding GNAT family N-acetyltransferase: MAAALKPIELIQLPRGVIDALAAGDLPGANRQAPLELTEHFSQDRQPLWRIRSAQLEENPGDAAWITRAIFDPGLGRAVGLAGFHGPPDDNGMVEVGYSVDPVYRRQGYARAALEALLAVAAEEPSIRTVRATISPDNGASRRLVEQYGFVATGEQWDDEDGLEIVYEVPAGGN